The following coding sequences are from one Ovis canadensis isolate MfBH-ARS-UI-01 breed Bighorn chromosome 7, ARS-UI_OviCan_v2, whole genome shotgun sequence window:
- the SCG3 gene encoding secretogranin-3 isoform X1: MGFLWTGTWIVVLVLHSSPIQAFPKPAGSQDKPLHNRELSAERPLNEQIAEAEADKIKKTYPPENKPGESNYSFVDNLNLLKAITEKEKNEKERQSVKISPNDNKLNVEDVDSTKNRRLIDDYDSTKSGLDRKFQDDPDGLHQLDGTPLTAEDIVQKIATRIYEENDRGVFDRIVSKLLNLGLITESQAHTLEDEVAEVLQKLISKEANNYEEELNKPTSKTESQTGRIPEKVTPMAAIQNAFSNGENDETVSNTLTLTNGLERRTKTYSEDNFEELQYFPNFYALLKSIDSEKEAKEKETLITIMKTLIDFVKMMVKYGTISPEEGVSYLENLDETIALQTKNKLEKNVTDNKSKLFPVPSEKSHEETDSTKEEAAKMEKEYGTLKDSTKDDDSNPRGKTDEPKGKTEAYLEAIRKNIDWLKKHNKKENKEGQRNHKEVMVSLFTPCIQFKQHENQDYDLSKMRDFINQQADAYVEKGILDKEEADAIKRIYSSL; the protein is encoded by the exons ATGGGTTTCCTTTGGACCGGCACTTGGATTGTGGTATTGGTGCTCCACAGCAGCCCAATTCAGGCTTTCCCCAAACCGGCGGGCAGCCAAG ACAAACCCCTACACAATAGAGAATTAAGTGCAGAAAGACCTTTGAATGAGCAG AttgctgaagcagaagcagacAAGATTAAAAAAACGTACCCTCCAG aaaacaagCCAGGTGAAAGCAATTATTCCTTTGTTGATAACTTGAACCTGCTAAAGGCcataacagaaaaggaaaaaaatgagaaagaaagacaatctgtaaaaatttccccaaatgatAATAAATTGAATGTGGAAGATGTTGATTCAACCAAGAATCGAAGACTGATTGATGATTATGATTCTACTAAAAGTGGACTGGACCGTAAATTTCAAg ATGATCCAGATGGCCTTCATCAACTTGATGGCACTCCTTTAACTGCTGAAGACATTGTCCAGAAAATTGCTACCAGGATTTATGAGGAAAACGACAGAGGAGTATTTGACAGGATCGTGTCCAAACTGCTGAATCTTGGCCTA ATTACAGAAAGCCAGGCACACACACTGGAAGATGAAGTTGCAGAGGTTTTACAAAAATTGATCTCTAAGGAAGCCAATAATTATGAAGAGGAACTCAATAAACCAACAAGCAAGACTGAGAGTCAGACTGGGAGAATACCAGAGAAAGTG ACTCCAATGGCAGCAATTCAAAATGCTTTTAGTAACGGAGAAAATGATGAAACAGTATCTAACACTTTAACCTTGACAAATGGCTTGGAAAGGAGAACCAAAACCTACAGTGAAGACAACTTTGAGGAACTCCAGTATTTCCCAAACTTCTATGCACTACTGAAAAGTATTGATTCAG aaaaagaggcaaaagagaaagaaaccttgATTACTATCATGAAAACCTTGATTGACTTTGTGAAGATGATGGTAAAATATGGCACCATAtctccagaggaaggtgtttccTATCTTG AAAACCTGGATGAAACAATTGCTCTTCAGACCAagaataaactagaaaaaaacGTTACTGACAATAAGAGCAAACTTTTCCCAG TGCCATCAGAGAAGAGTCATGAAGAAACAGACAGTACCAAGGAAGAAGCTGCTAAGATGGAAAAGGAGTATGGAACCTTGAAGGATTCCACAAAAGATGATGACTCCAACCCAAGAGGAAAGACAGATGAGCCCAAAG GGAAAACAGAAGCCTATTTGGAAGCCATCAGAAAAAATATTGATTGGTTGAAGAAacacaacaaaaaggaaaataaagaag GACAGAGGAACCACAAAGAGGTTATGGTTTCGCTTTTCACTCCCTGCATACAATTCAAACAACATGAAAATCAAG ATTATGACCTTTCAAAGATGAGGGACTTCATCAACCAACAAGCTGATGCTTATGTGGAGAAAGGCATCCTTGATAAAGAAGAAGCCGATGCTATTAAGCGTATTTACAGTAGCCTGTAA
- the SCG3 gene encoding secretogranin-3 isoform X2: MGFLWTGTWIVVLVLHSSPIQAFPKPAGSQDKPLHNRELSAERPLNEQIAEAEADKIKKTYPPENKPGESNYSFVDNLNLLKAITEKEKNEKERQSVKISPNDNKLNVEDVDSTKNRRLIDDYDSTKSGLDRKFQDDPDGLHQLDGTPLTAEDIVQKIATRIYEENDRGVFDRIVSKLLNLGLITESQAHTLEDEVAEVLQKLISKEANNYEEELNKPTSKTESQTGRIPEKVTPMAAIQNAFSNGENDETVSNTLTLTNGLERRTKTYSEDNFEELQYFPNFYALLKSIDSEKEAKEKETLITIMKTLIDFVKMMVKYGTISPEEGVSYLENLDETIALQTKNKLEKNVTDNKSKLFPVPSEKSHEETDSTKEEAAKMEKEYGTLKDSTKDDDSNPRGKTDEPKGKTEAYLEAIRKNIDWLKKHNKKENKEDYDLSKMRDFINQQADAYVEKGILDKEEADAIKRIYSSL, encoded by the exons ATGGGTTTCCTTTGGACCGGCACTTGGATTGTGGTATTGGTGCTCCACAGCAGCCCAATTCAGGCTTTCCCCAAACCGGCGGGCAGCCAAG ACAAACCCCTACACAATAGAGAATTAAGTGCAGAAAGACCTTTGAATGAGCAG AttgctgaagcagaagcagacAAGATTAAAAAAACGTACCCTCCAG aaaacaagCCAGGTGAAAGCAATTATTCCTTTGTTGATAACTTGAACCTGCTAAAGGCcataacagaaaaggaaaaaaatgagaaagaaagacaatctgtaaaaatttccccaaatgatAATAAATTGAATGTGGAAGATGTTGATTCAACCAAGAATCGAAGACTGATTGATGATTATGATTCTACTAAAAGTGGACTGGACCGTAAATTTCAAg ATGATCCAGATGGCCTTCATCAACTTGATGGCACTCCTTTAACTGCTGAAGACATTGTCCAGAAAATTGCTACCAGGATTTATGAGGAAAACGACAGAGGAGTATTTGACAGGATCGTGTCCAAACTGCTGAATCTTGGCCTA ATTACAGAAAGCCAGGCACACACACTGGAAGATGAAGTTGCAGAGGTTTTACAAAAATTGATCTCTAAGGAAGCCAATAATTATGAAGAGGAACTCAATAAACCAACAAGCAAGACTGAGAGTCAGACTGGGAGAATACCAGAGAAAGTG ACTCCAATGGCAGCAATTCAAAATGCTTTTAGTAACGGAGAAAATGATGAAACAGTATCTAACACTTTAACCTTGACAAATGGCTTGGAAAGGAGAACCAAAACCTACAGTGAAGACAACTTTGAGGAACTCCAGTATTTCCCAAACTTCTATGCACTACTGAAAAGTATTGATTCAG aaaaagaggcaaaagagaaagaaaccttgATTACTATCATGAAAACCTTGATTGACTTTGTGAAGATGATGGTAAAATATGGCACCATAtctccagaggaaggtgtttccTATCTTG AAAACCTGGATGAAACAATTGCTCTTCAGACCAagaataaactagaaaaaaacGTTACTGACAATAAGAGCAAACTTTTCCCAG TGCCATCAGAGAAGAGTCATGAAGAAACAGACAGTACCAAGGAAGAAGCTGCTAAGATGGAAAAGGAGTATGGAACCTTGAAGGATTCCACAAAAGATGATGACTCCAACCCAAGAGGAAAGACAGATGAGCCCAAAG GGAAAACAGAAGCCTATTTGGAAGCCATCAGAAAAAATATTGATTGGTTGAAGAAacacaacaaaaaggaaaataaagaag ATTATGACCTTTCAAAGATGAGGGACTTCATCAACCAACAAGCTGATGCTTATGTGGAGAAAGGCATCCTTGATAAAGAAGAAGCCGATGCTATTAAGCGTATTTACAGTAGCCTGTAA
- the SCG3 gene encoding secretogranin-3 isoform X4 has translation MGFLWTGTWIVVLVLHSSPIQAFPKPAGSQDKPLHNRELSAERPLNEQIAEAEADKIKKTYPPDDPDGLHQLDGTPLTAEDIVQKIATRIYEENDRGVFDRIVSKLLNLGLITESQAHTLEDEVAEVLQKLISKEANNYEEELNKPTSKTESQTGRIPEKVTPMAAIQNAFSNGENDETVSNTLTLTNGLERRTKTYSEDNFEELQYFPNFYALLKSIDSEKEAKEKETLITIMKTLIDFVKMMVKYGTISPEEGVSYLENLDETIALQTKNKLEKNVTDNKSKLFPVPSEKSHEETDSTKEEAAKMEKEYGTLKDSTKDDDSNPRGKTDEPKGKTEAYLEAIRKNIDWLKKHNKKENKEDYDLSKMRDFINQQADAYVEKGILDKEEADAIKRIYSSL, from the exons ATGGGTTTCCTTTGGACCGGCACTTGGATTGTGGTATTGGTGCTCCACAGCAGCCCAATTCAGGCTTTCCCCAAACCGGCGGGCAGCCAAG ACAAACCCCTACACAATAGAGAATTAAGTGCAGAAAGACCTTTGAATGAGCAG AttgctgaagcagaagcagacAAGATTAAAAAAACGTACCCTCCAG ATGATCCAGATGGCCTTCATCAACTTGATGGCACTCCTTTAACTGCTGAAGACATTGTCCAGAAAATTGCTACCAGGATTTATGAGGAAAACGACAGAGGAGTATTTGACAGGATCGTGTCCAAACTGCTGAATCTTGGCCTA ATTACAGAAAGCCAGGCACACACACTGGAAGATGAAGTTGCAGAGGTTTTACAAAAATTGATCTCTAAGGAAGCCAATAATTATGAAGAGGAACTCAATAAACCAACAAGCAAGACTGAGAGTCAGACTGGGAGAATACCAGAGAAAGTG ACTCCAATGGCAGCAATTCAAAATGCTTTTAGTAACGGAGAAAATGATGAAACAGTATCTAACACTTTAACCTTGACAAATGGCTTGGAAAGGAGAACCAAAACCTACAGTGAAGACAACTTTGAGGAACTCCAGTATTTCCCAAACTTCTATGCACTACTGAAAAGTATTGATTCAG aaaaagaggcaaaagagaaagaaaccttgATTACTATCATGAAAACCTTGATTGACTTTGTGAAGATGATGGTAAAATATGGCACCATAtctccagaggaaggtgtttccTATCTTG AAAACCTGGATGAAACAATTGCTCTTCAGACCAagaataaactagaaaaaaacGTTACTGACAATAAGAGCAAACTTTTCCCAG TGCCATCAGAGAAGAGTCATGAAGAAACAGACAGTACCAAGGAAGAAGCTGCTAAGATGGAAAAGGAGTATGGAACCTTGAAGGATTCCACAAAAGATGATGACTCCAACCCAAGAGGAAAGACAGATGAGCCCAAAG GGAAAACAGAAGCCTATTTGGAAGCCATCAGAAAAAATATTGATTGGTTGAAGAAacacaacaaaaaggaaaataaagaag ATTATGACCTTTCAAAGATGAGGGACTTCATCAACCAACAAGCTGATGCTTATGTGGAGAAAGGCATCCTTGATAAAGAAGAAGCCGATGCTATTAAGCGTATTTACAGTAGCCTGTAA
- the SCG3 gene encoding secretogranin-3 isoform X3 has translation MGFLWTGTWIVVLVLHSSPIQAFPKPAGSQDKPLHNRELSAERPLNEQIAEAEADKIKKTYPPDDPDGLHQLDGTPLTAEDIVQKIATRIYEENDRGVFDRIVSKLLNLGLITESQAHTLEDEVAEVLQKLISKEANNYEEELNKPTSKTESQTGRIPEKVTPMAAIQNAFSNGENDETVSNTLTLTNGLERRTKTYSEDNFEELQYFPNFYALLKSIDSEKEAKEKETLITIMKTLIDFVKMMVKYGTISPEEGVSYLENLDETIALQTKNKLEKNVTDNKSKLFPVPSEKSHEETDSTKEEAAKMEKEYGTLKDSTKDDDSNPRGKTDEPKGKTEAYLEAIRKNIDWLKKHNKKENKEGQRNHKEVMVSLFTPCIQFKQHENQDYDLSKMRDFINQQADAYVEKGILDKEEADAIKRIYSSL, from the exons ATGGGTTTCCTTTGGACCGGCACTTGGATTGTGGTATTGGTGCTCCACAGCAGCCCAATTCAGGCTTTCCCCAAACCGGCGGGCAGCCAAG ACAAACCCCTACACAATAGAGAATTAAGTGCAGAAAGACCTTTGAATGAGCAG AttgctgaagcagaagcagacAAGATTAAAAAAACGTACCCTCCAG ATGATCCAGATGGCCTTCATCAACTTGATGGCACTCCTTTAACTGCTGAAGACATTGTCCAGAAAATTGCTACCAGGATTTATGAGGAAAACGACAGAGGAGTATTTGACAGGATCGTGTCCAAACTGCTGAATCTTGGCCTA ATTACAGAAAGCCAGGCACACACACTGGAAGATGAAGTTGCAGAGGTTTTACAAAAATTGATCTCTAAGGAAGCCAATAATTATGAAGAGGAACTCAATAAACCAACAAGCAAGACTGAGAGTCAGACTGGGAGAATACCAGAGAAAGTG ACTCCAATGGCAGCAATTCAAAATGCTTTTAGTAACGGAGAAAATGATGAAACAGTATCTAACACTTTAACCTTGACAAATGGCTTGGAAAGGAGAACCAAAACCTACAGTGAAGACAACTTTGAGGAACTCCAGTATTTCCCAAACTTCTATGCACTACTGAAAAGTATTGATTCAG aaaaagaggcaaaagagaaagaaaccttgATTACTATCATGAAAACCTTGATTGACTTTGTGAAGATGATGGTAAAATATGGCACCATAtctccagaggaaggtgtttccTATCTTG AAAACCTGGATGAAACAATTGCTCTTCAGACCAagaataaactagaaaaaaacGTTACTGACAATAAGAGCAAACTTTTCCCAG TGCCATCAGAGAAGAGTCATGAAGAAACAGACAGTACCAAGGAAGAAGCTGCTAAGATGGAAAAGGAGTATGGAACCTTGAAGGATTCCACAAAAGATGATGACTCCAACCCAAGAGGAAAGACAGATGAGCCCAAAG GGAAAACAGAAGCCTATTTGGAAGCCATCAGAAAAAATATTGATTGGTTGAAGAAacacaacaaaaaggaaaataaagaag GACAGAGGAACCACAAAGAGGTTATGGTTTCGCTTTTCACTCCCTGCATACAATTCAAACAACATGAAAATCAAG ATTATGACCTTTCAAAGATGAGGGACTTCATCAACCAACAAGCTGATGCTTATGTGGAGAAAGGCATCCTTGATAAAGAAGAAGCCGATGCTATTAAGCGTATTTACAGTAGCCTGTAA